Proteins found in one Vagococcus carniphilus genomic segment:
- a CDS encoding ABC transporter permease, producing the protein MSKEVKQEAVSIPPTGMKMIAREFKKDKLALFSLGLLVILLLAIFIGALLTDQAAVMKVSILDKYAPPGDGFILGADEGGRDVLGQLIIGARNSIVIGFSITIITSIVGVGLGIMAGYYGGVIDTIIMRIVDFVMILPITMVIIVFVTITPKYNVYSFVMIMSLFYWVAKARLFRGKALSEVRRDYISASKTLGTNDFKIMFGELMPNLSSLIITNLTINFAANIGIETTLSYLGFGLPPSTPSLGTLIGYASNGDVLSEKTWIWVPASVLILVLMLSINYVGQAFKRSADARQRLG; encoded by the coding sequence ATGAGTAAAGAAGTTAAACAAGAAGCAGTCAGTATACCACCAACTGGTATGAAGATGATTGCACGAGAATTTAAAAAAGATAAATTAGCATTATTTTCATTAGGTCTTTTGGTTATTTTGTTATTAGCTATATTCATTGGTGCGTTATTAACAGACCAAGCAGCGGTTATGAAAGTAAGTATTTTAGATAAGTATGCTCCACCTGGAGATGGCTTTATTTTAGGAGCAGATGAAGGTGGACGTGATGTTTTAGGACAATTAATTATAGGGGCTAGAAACTCAATTGTTATTGGTTTTTCAATCACTATAATTACTTCGATTGTTGGGGTTGGATTAGGAATTATGGCAGGCTATTATGGTGGCGTTATTGATACAATTATCATGCGTATCGTAGACTTTGTCATGATTTTACCAATCACAATGGTTATCATTGTATTTGTTACAATTACACCGAAATACAATGTTTACAGCTTTGTAATGATTATGAGTTTGTTTTACTGGGTAGCAAAAGCCAGACTCTTTAGAGGTAAGGCATTATCAGAGGTCAGACGTGACTATATCAGTGCTTCAAAAACATTAGGAACGAATGATTTCAAAATCATGTTTGGCGAATTAATGCCTAACTTAAGTTCTTTAATCATTACCAATTTAACAATTAACTTTGCAGCTAACATTGGTATTGAAACAACACTATCTTACTTGGGATTTGGGTTACCACCTTCAACACCAAGTTTAGGTACGTTAATCGGATATGCATCTAATGGTGATGTGTTATCAGAGAAAACATGGATTTGGGTTCCAGCGTCAGTACTAATCCTGGTATTGATGTTAAGTATAAATTATGTTGGTCAAGCGTTTAAGCGTTCAGCAGATGCTAGACAACGACTAGGATAA
- the acpP gene encoding acyl carrier protein, whose protein sequence is MSREEVFGKIKNIVIEHFEIDEDKITEAISIKDDLEADSISIMEFVLELEDVFEAEISDEDAEKIETIGAAVDYIMANQ, encoded by the coding sequence TTGAGTCGTGAAGAAGTTTTTGGAAAAATAAAAAATATCGTAATTGAACATTTTGAAATTGATGAAGATAAAATTACTGAGGCAATCAGTATTAAAGATGATTTAGAAGCGGATTCTATCAGTATTATGGAATTTGTTTTAGAATTAGAAGATGTGTTTGAAGCAGAAATATCTGATGAAGATGCAGAAAAAATTGAAACTATTGGGGCAGCTGTGGATTATATTATGGCTAACCAATAA
- the opp4B gene encoding oligopeptide ABC transporter permease — MWKTIVRRILAMIPQIIILSLFIFLLAKAMPGDPFTGRVNPNTDPATIERMKELAGLNNPWYQQYWDWIRNAVQGDFGQSFLYKLPVTDIIGSRVANTIWLSLLTVIFTYLIALPLGLFSGRYQNSLFDKTVVVYNFVSFAVPIFIFALVMLFIFGYRLEWFPTTGSVSTGIAEGTVQYQLSRLYHMILPAISQALLATAVTIQYLRNEVIDAQQMDFVRTARAKGVPTNKVFTRHIFRNASLPIAAQLSYEITALISGSVVIEQTFAYPGIGKLFIDTINGRDYSVITALVLILGIVTIVGNLISDIVMSIVDPRIRIQ, encoded by the coding sequence ATGTGGAAAACAATCGTACGTCGTATTTTAGCAATGATTCCTCAAATCATTATTTTAAGTTTATTTATCTTTCTTCTAGCAAAAGCAATGCCGGGAGATCCGTTTACTGGTCGTGTTAATCCAAACACTGACCCAGCAACGATTGAGCGTATGAAAGAGTTAGCAGGATTAAATAATCCTTGGTATCAACAATATTGGGATTGGATCAGAAATGCAGTTCAAGGTGACTTTGGGCAAAGTTTTTTATACAAATTACCAGTAACTGATATTATTGGTTCACGTGTAGCGAATACAATTTGGTTATCGTTATTAACAGTTATTTTCACGTATTTAATCGCGTTACCATTAGGTCTTTTCTCAGGAAGATACCAAAATTCATTATTTGATAAAACTGTTGTTGTTTATAACTTCGTCAGTTTCGCGGTACCTATTTTTATCTTTGCTTTAGTGATGCTGTTTATTTTTGGTTACCGACTAGAGTGGTTCCCGACAACAGGATCCGTTAGTACGGGAATAGCTGAAGGAACAGTCCAGTACCAGCTGAGTCGTTTGTATCACATGATACTTCCAGCAATCTCGCAAGCTCTATTGGCAACAGCTGTAACCATTCAGTATTTACGTAATGAAGTAATTGATGCACAACAAATGGACTTTGTTCGTACTGCAAGAGCAAAAGGTGTTCCAACTAATAAAGTCTTTACAAGACATATTTTTAGAAATGCCTCATTACCAATTGCAGCTCAATTAAGTTATGAAATTACAGCTTTAATTAGCGGTTCAGTTGTTATTGAACAAACCTTTGCTTATCCAGGTATTGGTAAATTATTTATTGACACGATTAATGGTCGTGACTACTCAGTTATTACAGCCTTAGTATTAATTTTAGGGATTGTAACAATCGTCGGAAACTTAATTTCTGATATCGTAATGAGTATTGTTGACCCTCGTATTCGTATCCAATAA
- the plsX gene encoding phosphate acyltransferase PlsX, with product MKIAVDAMGGDNAPQAIIEGVNLAKKDFPEIEFLLYGKEEEIKKYLTDETNITIIHTDEKIESDDEPVKSIRKKKQASMVLAAQAVKNGEADAIFSAGNTGALLAAGLFVVGRIKNVERPGLMTTMPVFTGEKDAGFDFIDMGANADNKPEHLLTYGILGSFYAKKVRHIDNPRVGLLNNGTEETKGSELTKAAYELLAQEESINFVGNVEARDIFSGVADVVVTDGFTGNAVLKSVEGTALSLMSILKTSITDGGLKSKMGALMLKDSLKGMKSTLDYSSHGGAVLFGVKAPVVKTHGSTGPEAVRNTISQIKTMLETNLVGELQEFFETPKIKE from the coding sequence GTGAAAATAGCAGTTGACGCTATGGGAGGAGACAATGCCCCACAAGCGATTATTGAAGGAGTAAACTTAGCTAAAAAAGATTTTCCAGAAATTGAATTTCTATTATATGGAAAAGAAGAAGAAATAAAAAAATATTTAACAGATGAAACGAATATTACCATTATCCATACAGATGAAAAGATTGAAAGTGATGATGAGCCAGTTAAATCGATTCGTAAGAAAAAACAAGCATCTATGGTACTAGCAGCTCAAGCGGTAAAAAATGGTGAAGCAGATGCTATTTTTTCAGCTGGTAACACAGGAGCACTACTAGCAGCTGGTCTTTTTGTTGTGGGACGAATCAAAAATGTTGAACGTCCAGGACTTATGACAACTATGCCTGTTTTTACAGGTGAAAAAGATGCTGGTTTTGATTTCATTGATATGGGAGCCAATGCAGACAATAAGCCAGAGCATTTATTGACGTATGGTATATTAGGTTCTTTTTACGCGAAAAAAGTTCGTCACATCGATAACCCAAGAGTGGGGCTACTTAATAACGGAACAGAAGAAACAAAAGGTAGCGAGTTAACAAAAGCAGCTTATGAATTACTTGCTCAAGAAGAAAGTATTAATTTTGTGGGAAATGTTGAAGCCAGAGATATATTCTCAGGGGTTGCTGACGTTGTCGTGACAGATGGCTTTACTGGAAATGCGGTATTAAAATCTGTTGAAGGAACAGCTCTTTCTTTAATGTCTATTTTAAAAACGTCTATTACAGATGGTGGCTTAAAGAGTAAGATGGGAGCATTAATGCTAAAAGACAGCTTAAAAGGAATGAAAAGTACCCTTGATTATTCAAGTCATGGTGGTGCCGTTTTATTTGGCGTGAAGGCTCCAGTGGTTAAGACTCATGGCTCAACAGGGCCAGAAGCTGTTAGAAATACGATTAGCCAAATAAAAACAATGCTAGAAACGAATTTAGTAGGCGAATTGCAAGAATTCTTTGAAACACCTAAAATAAAAGAGTAA
- a CDS encoding oligopeptide ABC transporter substrate-binding protein has product MKYKKLISAMALTAVVTAGLAACGGGSKDGKKGKGEETEDIAKFPMKTSNDGKAVKGGTLEGAVVMDTQFQGLFDPAFNSDNYDTYFMQPSHETLFGFDKAFQMDDTGVATFDLDQKAKKGTIKITKDVKWSDGKPLVAEDIIQPYLIIGHPDYEGTGGVRYGENMQRIVGMKDYHDGKADSISGIKKVDDKTVEIEYEKVEPGLLTADGDGGPWQSAMPAHIFKDMPVKGMESSDAIRKNPVTYGPYKMTSVKRGEFVEYAPNEYYYGEKPKLDKIIMRQAPSNSIVEALKAKKYDFVFSMPTDSYPTYKDVEGYEMLGREQFSYTYIGFKLGKWEDGEVKYNKDAKMANKSLRQAMAYAVDNQAVADKFYYGLRSSANSLIPPVLGEMHDKDLKGYTQDLDKANKLLDDAGYKKKDGEEFRRDPKGEKLEIKFASMSGGETAQPLAEYYMDQWKEIGLDVQLTTGRLIDFNAFYDKLKNDDPEVDVYQGAWSVSYNPSQTPLYGEKAAFNYTRFASEENSKLLADMDSEKSFDNEYRAKVFKEWQQYASEEAFAFPTLFRNEVMPMSSRVKNFDWAIQKEHTGWADVELTAESRK; this is encoded by the coding sequence ATGAAGTACAAAAAACTAATTAGTGCTATGGCACTTACTGCTGTAGTAACAGCAGGGCTTGCTGCTTGTGGTGGCGGAAGCAAAGACGGGAAAAAAGGTAAAGGCGAAGAAACTGAAGATATTGCAAAATTCCCAATGAAAACAAGTAATGACGGGAAAGCAGTAAAAGGTGGAACGCTCGAAGGCGCTGTTGTAATGGATACTCAGTTCCAAGGATTGTTTGACCCTGCATTTAACTCGGACAACTATGACACTTACTTTATGCAACCATCTCATGAAACTTTATTTGGTTTTGATAAAGCCTTCCAAATGGATGACACAGGTGTGGCTACATTTGATTTAGATCAAAAAGCTAAAAAAGGTACTATTAAAATTACTAAAGATGTGAAATGGTCAGATGGTAAACCATTAGTAGCTGAAGATATTATCCAACCATACTTAATCATTGGACATCCTGATTATGAAGGAACTGGTGGTGTTCGTTACGGTGAAAACATGCAACGTATTGTTGGGATGAAAGATTACCATGATGGCAAAGCTGATTCAATTTCAGGAATCAAAAAAGTTGATGATAAAACAGTTGAAATTGAGTATGAAAAAGTGGAGCCAGGTTTACTAACAGCTGATGGTGACGGTGGCCCATGGCAAAGTGCTATGCCAGCACATATCTTTAAAGATATGCCGGTTAAAGGAATGGAATCAAGTGATGCTATTCGTAAAAACCCTGTTACTTATGGACCATACAAAATGACAAGTGTTAAACGTGGTGAATTCGTTGAATATGCACCTAACGAATATTATTATGGTGAAAAACCAAAATTAGATAAAATTATTATGCGTCAAGCTCCATCAAACTCAATTGTTGAAGCTTTAAAAGCTAAAAAATATGATTTTGTATTCTCTATGCCAACAGATAGCTATCCAACATATAAAGATGTTGAAGGCTATGAAATGCTTGGTCGTGAGCAATTCAGCTATACTTACATTGGCTTTAAATTAGGTAAATGGGAAGATGGCGAAGTTAAATACAATAAAGATGCTAAAATGGCAAACAAATCATTACGTCAAGCAATGGCTTACGCTGTAGATAATCAAGCAGTAGCAGATAAATTCTACTACGGATTACGTTCATCAGCTAACTCATTAATTCCACCAGTATTAGGTGAAATGCATGACAAAGACCTTAAAGGTTACACTCAAGATTTAGATAAAGCAAACAAATTATTAGATGACGCTGGTTACAAGAAAAAAGATGGTGAAGAATTCCGTCGTGATCCAAAAGGCGAAAAACTTGAAATTAAATTTGCTTCTATGTCAGGTGGAGAAACAGCTCAACCACTTGCAGAATACTACATGGACCAATGGAAAGAAATTGGTTTAGATGTTCAGTTAACAACTGGTCGCTTGATTGACTTCAATGCGTTCTATGATAAATTGAAAAATGATGATCCAGAAGTAGATGTGTATCAAGGTGCATGGTCTGTAAGTTACAACCCATCACAAACACCTCTATACGGTGAAAAAGCAGCCTTTAACTACACTCGTTTTGCTAGTGAAGAAAACAGTAAATTATTAGCTGATATGGATTCAGAAAAATCATTTGATAATGAATACCGTGCAAAAGTATTTAAAGAATGGCAACAATACGCAAGTGAAGAAGCATTTGCATTCCCAACATTATTCCGTAATGAAGTAATGCCAATGAGCTCACGCGTTAAAAACTTTGACTGGGCTATCCAAAAAGAACATACTGGATGGGCTGATGTTGAGTTAACAGCTGAATCAAGAAAATAA
- a CDS encoding ABC transporter ATP-binding protein yields the protein MFVDNKLLEVRNLHTGFRIKDDYFDAVDDVSITLDKNEILAIVGESGCGKSTLAMTIMGLQDPNKTKITGDIIYNDLNLVGLSETLYNKVRGNDIGMIFQDPLSALNPLMRIGDQIAEALFYHTDLNEEQRKERAVELLDQVGIVNPKRVAKQYPHELSGGMRQRVIIAIAISCKPPIIIADEPTTALDVTIQAQILDLLNDLQKETEAGIILITHDLGVVAETADRVAVMYGGQIVEEAPADRLFTNPMHPYTRSLLNSIPQEDAHDSDLHVIEGVVPSLKNMKRDGCRFAERIPWIDEDAHEHNPSLHEVEPGHFVRCTCYKHFHFKEEGEA from the coding sequence TTGTTTGTTGACAACAAGTTATTAGAAGTTAGAAATTTGCACACTGGTTTTCGAATCAAAGACGATTATTTCGATGCAGTGGATGATGTGTCAATCACATTAGATAAAAATGAAATTTTAGCAATTGTTGGGGAGTCTGGTTGTGGTAAGAGTACGTTAGCCATGACAATTATGGGACTACAAGATCCTAATAAAACTAAAATTACAGGAGATATCATCTACAATGATTTGAATCTCGTAGGGCTATCAGAAACGTTATATAATAAGGTAAGAGGAAATGATATTGGGATGATTTTCCAGGATCCTTTGTCAGCGTTAAACCCATTAATGAGAATTGGTGACCAAATTGCCGAAGCGCTGTTTTATCACACTGATTTGAATGAAGAGCAAAGAAAAGAAAGAGCGGTAGAGTTGCTAGACCAAGTAGGGATTGTAAATCCTAAACGAGTAGCTAAACAATACCCTCATGAATTATCAGGAGGTATGAGACAACGTGTTATTATCGCGATTGCTATCTCATGTAAACCACCGATTATTATTGCGGATGAGCCTACAACGGCTTTAGACGTAACGATTCAAGCTCAAATATTAGATTTATTAAACGACTTACAAAAAGAAACAGAAGCAGGAATTATTTTAATCACTCATGATTTAGGTGTTGTTGCTGAAACAGCAGACCGTGTAGCTGTTATGTACGGTGGCCAAATCGTTGAAGAAGCTCCTGCAGATAGATTATTTACAAATCCAATGCATCCATATACACGTTCATTATTAAATTCAATTCCACAAGAAGACGCACATGATAGCGACTTACACGTTATTGAAGGAGTGGTACCTTCACTTAAAAATATGAAACGTGATGGTTGTCGTTTTGCTGAACGTATTCCATGGATTGATGAAGACGCACATGAACATAATCCGTCATTACATGAAGTAGAGCCGGGACACTTTGTTCGTTGTACATGTTACAAGCATTTTCACTTTAAAGAAGAGGGAGAAGCATAA
- a CDS encoding DAK2 domain-containing protein, producing the protein MRRNILVEVKAINGGQFQAMVQAGANRLNQNAEFVNSLNVFPVPDGDTGTNMDLSMTSGAKAVRDATSEHVGELAGILSKGLLMGARGNSGVILSQLFRGFSKEIVTEEELTAQGLADAFKNGVETAYKAVMKPVEGTILTVSRGAAIAAEKKAKNSDDCIEVMEAALKGAKKALAKTPDMLPVLKEVGVVDSGGQGLVFVYEGFFESLSGKVVESDLHQPTPGQMDAMVNAEHHRSVSGAVATEDIKFGYCTEIMVRIGEGPTVDSEFDYDTFRNYLNELGDSLLVVADDEIIKVHVHTEQPGEVMNYGQKFGSLIKIKVDNMRVQHETILEHESAPEKPKERVPYGIISVAAGSGVQELFRSMGANYIISGGQTMNPSTEDILKAIDAVHAEKVIILPNNKNIFMAADQAAEVSEIPAIVVPSKTISQGMTALLGFNDQVSLEENESAMRDMLEDVVSGQVTTAVRDTSIDGVEITKDDFIGMIEGKIVVSNPDRLEASLETLKGMLQDDSEIVTIIIGEDGEQEEAERLEEALMAIDGELEVEIHQGDQPVYPYLFAAE; encoded by the coding sequence AACATTTTAGTGGAAGTGAAAGCAATCAACGGAGGACAATTTCAAGCAATGGTTCAAGCAGGTGCCAATCGTTTGAATCAAAATGCCGAATTTGTCAATTCTTTAAATGTTTTCCCTGTACCTGATGGGGATACAGGAACAAATATGGATTTATCAATGACAAGTGGTGCAAAAGCTGTAAGAGATGCAACGAGTGAACATGTTGGAGAACTTGCAGGTATTTTATCTAAAGGTCTATTAATGGGCGCTAGAGGGAACTCAGGCGTTATCTTGTCTCAATTATTCCGTGGTTTCTCAAAAGAAATCGTGACTGAGGAAGAACTAACTGCCCAAGGATTGGCAGATGCCTTCAAAAATGGAGTAGAAACTGCCTATAAAGCAGTAATGAAACCTGTTGAAGGAACTATTTTAACTGTTTCTCGTGGAGCTGCTATTGCGGCTGAGAAAAAAGCTAAAAACTCAGATGACTGTATTGAAGTAATGGAAGCAGCTTTAAAGGGTGCTAAAAAAGCATTAGCCAAAACACCTGATATGCTACCAGTCTTAAAAGAAGTTGGCGTAGTGGATAGTGGTGGTCAAGGATTAGTCTTTGTTTATGAAGGTTTCTTTGAATCATTATCAGGTAAAGTAGTTGAAAGTGATTTACATCAACCAACACCAGGACAAATGGATGCAATGGTGAATGCTGAGCATCATAGAAGTGTTTCAGGAGCTGTTGCTACAGAAGATATCAAATTCGGTTACTGTACTGAAATTATGGTTCGTATTGGCGAAGGTCCAACAGTTGATAGTGAATTTGACTATGATACATTCAGAAATTATTTAAATGAATTAGGTGATTCATTATTAGTCGTTGCTGATGATGAAATTATTAAAGTTCATGTGCATACAGAACAACCAGGTGAAGTCATGAATTATGGCCAAAAATTTGGTTCATTAATTAAGATTAAAGTGGACAACATGCGTGTTCAACACGAAACAATCTTAGAACATGAAAGTGCTCCTGAAAAACCAAAAGAAAGAGTACCTTATGGTATTATTTCTGTTGCAGCTGGTAGTGGTGTTCAAGAGTTATTCCGTAGTATGGGAGCTAATTACATTATTAGCGGTGGTCAAACAATGAACCCAAGTACAGAGGATATCTTGAAAGCAATTGACGCAGTTCATGCTGAAAAAGTAATCATCTTACCAAACAACAAAAATATCTTTATGGCAGCTGACCAAGCAGCTGAAGTAAGTGAAATTCCAGCGATTGTGGTACCATCTAAAACAATTTCTCAAGGAATGACAGCTTTATTAGGCTTTAACGACCAAGTATCTCTTGAAGAGAATGAATCAGCTATGAGAGATATGTTAGAAGATGTGGTTAGTGGACAAGTAACAACAGCTGTTCGTGATACATCAATCGACGGCGTTGAAATCACTAAAGATGACTTCATCGGTATGATCGAAGGCAAAATTGTTGTTTCCAATCCAGACCGCTTGGAAGCGTCACTTGAAACGCTAAAAGGAATGTTACAAGATGATTCTGAAATCGTGACAATCATTATTGGTGAAGATGGTGAACAAGAAGAAGCTGAACGCTTAGAAGAAGCTTTAATGGCAATTGATGGAGAATTAGAAGTTGAAATTCACCAAGGAGATCAACCGGTATATCCATATCTTTTTGCCGCTGAATAA
- the recG gene encoding ATP-dependent DNA helicase RecG, with translation MNQLSSPINQIKGVGPKRAETLESLGIHTIYDLLTYYPFRYDDIQEKTLDEIQDQEKVVLKGTVLAEPVVNYYGFKKSRLIFRMMTEQAVINVTFFNQPFLKSKIHASEEIAIYGKWDGKRKALTGMKILATQDEEEDFSPIYHVNKKIKQKTLVDLIRSSWDLYGNDMEENLPTWLLEKYRLMPKKQASYAMHFPDSVEENRLARRRLAFEEFFLFQVKMIQLKNQETRKELGKSILYDVDKLKAFIQTLPFELTTAQKRVVNEICADLRNEAHMHRLLQGDVGSGKTIVAAIALYAVVSVGYQGALMVPTEILAEQHMESLLSLFDPEEVKLALLTSSTKQAKRREILADLASGELDILIGTHSLIQEEVQFSNLGLVITDEQHRFGVNQRKLLREKGDNPDVLFMTATPIPRTLAITAYGEMDVSVIDELPAGRIPIETRWILPKQIDSVLTWMTSQLKAGQQAYVICPLIEESEMLDVKNATEIYEHLQQFFEPNFKVGLLHGKMKAQEKETIMDDFKENKTQILVSTTVIEVGVNVPNASMMMIMDADRFGLAQLHQLRGRVGRGSIASYCILVASPKSDQGKERMKIMTETTDGFVLSEKDLEMRGPGDFFGAKQSGIPEFKVGDMVADAPILETARLEAITLWNQEDWSLQPENQILVKSLKEREKESEFLD, from the coding sequence GTGAATCAATTAAGTAGTCCAATTAATCAGATAAAAGGTGTTGGACCAAAAAGAGCAGAAACACTAGAATCTTTAGGAATTCATACGATTTATGATTTGTTGACCTATTATCCTTTTAGATACGATGACATCCAAGAAAAAACGTTGGATGAAATTCAAGACCAAGAAAAAGTTGTACTAAAAGGGACAGTACTAGCTGAGCCGGTTGTTAATTACTACGGATTTAAGAAAAGTAGATTGATTTTTCGTATGATGACCGAACAAGCAGTAATTAATGTGACGTTTTTTAATCAGCCTTTTTTAAAATCTAAAATTCATGCATCAGAAGAAATCGCCATTTATGGTAAATGGGATGGTAAAAGAAAAGCTCTAACAGGAATGAAAATTTTAGCTACGCAAGATGAAGAGGAGGACTTTTCTCCCATCTATCACGTTAATAAGAAAATTAAACAAAAAACGTTAGTGGATTTAATTAGAAGCTCTTGGGATCTATATGGTAATGATATGGAGGAAAATCTTCCAACTTGGTTGTTAGAAAAATATCGTCTCATGCCTAAAAAACAAGCTTCTTATGCGATGCATTTTCCTGATAGTGTGGAAGAAAATCGTTTGGCAAGAAGACGTTTAGCTTTTGAAGAGTTTTTCTTATTTCAAGTGAAAATGATTCAGCTGAAAAATCAAGAGACAAGAAAAGAGTTAGGAAAATCTATTTTATACGATGTGGATAAACTAAAAGCTTTTATCCAGACCCTTCCTTTTGAGTTAACGACGGCTCAAAAAAGAGTAGTGAATGAAATTTGTGCCGATTTAAGAAATGAAGCTCATATGCACAGGCTACTTCAGGGGGATGTAGGAAGTGGCAAGACGATTGTTGCAGCGATTGCACTATATGCAGTTGTTAGTGTAGGGTATCAAGGTGCATTGATGGTACCAACAGAAATTCTAGCAGAACAGCACATGGAGAGTTTACTAAGTCTGTTTGATCCAGAAGAAGTGAAGCTAGCTCTCTTAACAAGTTCTACTAAACAAGCTAAAAGAAGAGAAATTCTGGCTGATTTGGCATCAGGTGAGCTAGATATTCTAATTGGAACTCACTCACTTATTCAAGAAGAGGTTCAATTTAGCAATTTAGGTTTAGTAATTACTGATGAGCAGCATCGATTTGGTGTGAATCAACGGAAATTATTAAGAGAAAAAGGGGATAACCCTGATGTTCTTTTCATGACGGCAACACCAATTCCGAGAACTTTAGCAATTACGGCTTATGGTGAAATGGATGTGTCTGTTATTGATGAACTACCAGCTGGGAGAATTCCGATAGAAACAAGATGGATTTTACCTAAACAAATCGATTCTGTTTTAACGTGGATGACAAGTCAATTAAAAGCTGGACAACAAGCTTACGTGATTTGTCCTTTGATAGAAGAGTCAGAAATGTTAGATGTCAAAAATGCAACGGAAATCTATGAGCATTTACAACAGTTTTTTGAGCCGAATTTTAAAGTAGGGTTACTTCACGGAAAAATGAAAGCCCAAGAAAAAGAAACAATTATGGATGATTTTAAAGAAAATAAAACTCAAATATTAGTTTCTACAACTGTTATTGAAGTCGGAGTAAATGTTCCGAATGCGTCAATGATGATGATTATGGATGCAGACCGATTTGGTTTAGCTCAGCTTCATCAGTTAAGAGGGCGCGTTGGGCGAGGAAGCATTGCGTCCTATTGTATCTTGGTTGCAAGTCCTAAGAGTGATCAAGGGAAAGAGCGAATGAAGATTATGACTGAAACAACAGATGGCTTTGTTTTAAGTGAAAAGGATTTAGAGATGAGAGGACCAGGGGATTTCTTTGGTGCAAAACAATCAGGTATCCCAGAATTTAAAGTGGGGGACATGGTAGCTGATGCGCCGATTTTAGAAACAGCTAGATTAGAGGCAATTACTTTATGGAATCAAGAAGATTGGTCACTTCAACCAGAGAACCAAATTCTTGTTAAGAGTTTGAAAGAAAGAGAAAAAGAATCAGAGTTCTTAGATTAA
- a CDS encoding ATP-binding cassette domain-containing protein has translation MMGLIEIKDLKVHYPIRGGFFNKVVDYVYAVDGVNFEIESGTTYGLVGESGSGKSTIGKTIVGLEKATSGSIIFEDNDVVNKSVRKKIGYNKDVQMIFQDSMSSLNPKKRVIDIIAEPIRNFEKLSDQEEKKKVQGLLDIVGMPTDALYKYPHEFSGGQRQRLGVARAVATNPKLIIADEPVSALDLSVQAQVLNFMKRIQEEYNLSYLFISHDLGVVKHMCDNIAIMNRGRFVEIGSREDIYTNPQHIYTKRLLSAIPKIDVDNRAEHKENRRKVEREYDELYNQYYDENGRVYDLQTISPTHRAAVKLSEGGGK, from the coding sequence ATAATGGGATTAATAGAAATTAAAGACTTAAAAGTACACTATCCTATTCGCGGTGGATTCTTCAATAAGGTTGTTGACTATGTATACGCAGTAGATGGTGTGAATTTTGAAATTGAATCAGGAACAACTTATGGTTTAGTTGGAGAATCTGGTTCTGGAAAATCAACGATTGGTAAGACAATTGTTGGACTTGAAAAAGCAACATCAGGCAGTATTATCTTTGAAGATAATGATGTTGTTAATAAAAGCGTTAGAAAAAAGATTGGTTATAATAAAGACGTTCAAATGATATTCCAAGATTCAATGTCAAGTTTGAACCCTAAAAAACGCGTTATCGATATTATCGCAGAACCAATTCGTAACTTTGAAAAATTATCTGATCAAGAAGAAAAGAAAAAAGTTCAGGGTTTACTAGATATTGTAGGGATGCCAACTGATGCCCTTTACAAATATCCTCATGAGTTCTCAGGTGGACAAAGACAACGTTTGGGAGTAGCCCGAGCAGTTGCGACTAATCCGAAATTAATTATTGCAGATGAGCCTGTATCTGCGTTGGACTTATCTGTACAAGCCCAAGTATTAAACTTCATGAAACGTATTCAAGAAGAATACAACTTGAGTTACTTGTTTATCTCTCATGATTTAGGTGTGGTTAAACACATGTGTGACAATATTGCCATTATGAATAGAGGTCGATTTGTAGAAATCGGCTCGCGTGAGGATATTTATACTAACCCTCAACATATCTATACAAAACGTTTATTGTCAGCTATTCCTAAGATTGATGTAGATAATAGAGCTGAGCATAAAGAAAATCGTCGTAAAGTCGAAAGAGAATACGATGAACTTTATAATCAATACTATGATGAAAACGGTCGAGTTTATGACCTACAAACTATTAGTCCAACTCATAGAGCAGCCGTTAAATTGAGCGAAGGGGGAGGAAAATAG